AAGTCGACCCCGCGCCTGCGGGGATCTTCCGCTCCGCGCGGACGCGCAAGCCTCGTCGACCCCGCGCCTGCGGGGATCTTCCCTGAGCAGGCCCGTGACGGGGCTGTAGTTGAACGTCGACCCCGCGCCTGCGGGGATCTTCCGATCGAGCAATTACGCCCCAGCCCCGTGGTGTTGTCGACCCCGCGCCTGCGGGGATCTTCCCTGGCCGCGGTACGGGGTGAGGGTGTGGGCGCCGTCGACCCCGCGCCTGCGGGGATCTTCCGAGGACTGGTACCGGCGCGGCGCCATCGCCCTCGTCGACCCCGCGCCTGCGGGGATCTTCCCCGGAGAACGGCGCCCCCGTCGGCGCTCACGCGGTCGACCCCGCGCCTGCGGGGATCTTCCGGTGGCCGTGCTCATCGCGGCGACCGGGATGCTGTCGACCCCGCGCCTGCGGGGATCTTCCCTGGCTTCATCAAGAAGCAGCTTGCGCCGCTGATGTCGACCCCGCGCCTGCGGGGATCTTCCCTGGGACGCTATCGAGGAGAAGTGGGCCGAAGGGTCGACCCCGCGCCTGCGGGGATCTTCCGGAGTCGATGCGCTCGGGTGAGTTCGCCGGGTTGTCGACCCCGCGCCTGCGGGGATCTTCCCGAGTCGTACGCCGTCGGCCGCCCGTGGCTGATGTCGACCCCGCGTCTGCGGGGATCTTCCAGGTCCTCGGCCAGCCGATTCCCGAGATCTTCCGTCGACCCCGCGCCTGCGGGGATCTTCCGCCAGGGAACGTCGACGTAGAGGATCACGCGGCGTCGACCCCGCCCCTGCGGGGATCCTCCGATCACGGCGGCGACATCGGCGGCCTGGGACGCGTCGACCCCGCGCCTGCGGGGATCTTCCGCACGAACTCCCGTGCCCGACGCTCCGTCTGCTGTCGACCCCGCGCCTGCGGGGATCTTCCCTCGGCGCTGTAGCCGTGGACTAGCGACCGTGAGTCGACCCCGCGCCAGCGGGGATCTTCCGTTGTGCCGGCCGCGATGCGCCACCAGGCGAACGTCGACCCCGCGCCTGCGGGGATCTTCCGCGACCAAGGTGCGGGTCTGGTCGTACGTCTGCGTCGACCCCGCGCCTGCGGGGATCTTCCACGCAGCCGGCGGGGCCGGACTACCGGGGCGGTATGTCGACCCCGGGCCTGCGGGGATCTTCCCTGGACCGAGTCCATCGGAGGCCAGTACCTGACGTCGACCCCGCGCCTGCGGGGATCTTCCGTTGTTCCAGGTCACCGATGACTTCGGGGGCAGGTCGACCCCGCGCCTGCGGGGATCTTCCGCGGGGGTACTCTCCGGTTAGCGATTGCATTTCGTCGACCCCGCGCCTGCGGGGATCTTCCCTCGGTTCCGATGAGACCGCGTCGATCGCGGGCGTCGACCCCGCGCCTGCGGGGATCTTCCGGCATGGTCAGTGTCTGCGCTGCCGAGCCTGTGGTCGACCCCGCGCCTGCGGGGATCTTCCGGGCGTACGGGCCGTGTACCGCGCGGCCAAGAAGTCGACCCCGCGCCTGCGGGGATCTTCCGCGTGCCGCCACCGGTACTCCGGCGCCTGGCCCGTCGACCCCGCGTCTGCGGGGATCTTCCCTCGTCTCCTGGGCCTACCTGATCGCCACCGACGTCGACCCCGCCCCTGCGGGGATCTTCCGGTTGCGCTGGGGTGTGTGCAGATCAAGGCGCGGCCACGGCCTGACGGCCTTGTGCCCCGGTCGGCCCTCACGATACGACCGCAGTGAGGCCCGGCGGCAGCATCGGCTTCACGGACGCACCGCCGGGCACCACTCAGGGTGGCATGAAGCACTGACAAGGCACGGGAACGCCTGACGTGCAGCACTCTGTACGGAATCCGCCACTGTCTTACGCCACCGTCATGCGGTGTCTATTGTGGTGGCATGACTGTGACGATGACGCTGCGCATCCCTGACGAGGTAGACCCGTCCATCCGCGCCGGGGCCAAGGCCTCCGGCATGAGCGTCAACGCGTACGTGGTGCTGGCCGCGCGCCGCCAGGCCACTCTCGACGCCGCCCGGCAGCTGGCAGCCCTGGGGGCTGGTGATGACCTGGCGGGCGAGGGCGACAGTCTGTGAGGCGCGGCGAGATCTGGACCCTCGCCGACGACCGCAGCGTCCTGATCGTCTCTCTCGACGGGCTGGAGGAGGCGTTCGGTGCGGTGCTCGCCATCGTCCTGCACCCTTCGGGCCGCTTCCCCGACACCGCCATGTCCGTGGTGGTCTGCGACCCGCTCCCGTGCACGGCGGTCGCGGTGAACGTTCAGCAGTTCAAGGCCGCACGCTTCGACGGTGCGAAGCTGGCTGGGCCCGTCGACGCCGCGGCCATGGCGCGCGTGGACGCCGCGCTGCGGGCCGTGCTCGATCTCTGACCGACGTCCCGGCCGTCTCAGCGGGAGGCGGGGCGGTTGCTCAGTGGGCGGGTCAGTAGTCGTCCGGGTTCTCGTGCTGCGCGAGGCGCTGGTCGAGGTCGGTGGCCCAGGCCAGGGCCCAGGAACGCAGGTCACCGATCTGCTCGGCGGTGTGGCCGTAGGCGGTGAAGTCCTGCTCGTCCCACCACTCCGCTCCCACCAGGCGGTTGCGAAGGTCATCGAGGCTGAACTCGAAGCGGGCGTGACGGCGTCCGAGTGTTTCGAGATCGGCGGTGGTGCGGTGGCGGGAGGCGGCGTGCGCGTCGAGGCTCGGCGAGATCGAAGGCTTGCAGGTCAGCCTTTCCGGAGCCGAGGACAAGCTGGCTCAACTTGATGCGGTCGTTGTCCGCAAGCAGCAGGCTGTTCCCCTGGATATGCCGACCTTCCCTGACCTCGCCACCCACACTTCATCCGGTTCCATCGGCCAGTCGTAGCAGCGGTATGGACACGAATGCTGCGCTTGATCCTTCTCTCTGAGCAACGATTCCTCACCTTGGTCTTCAAGATGCCTTCCCGCTGATGCTCGGGCAACGGACGGCCTGACCTCAGTGCCCGCCGCTGGGCGCGGTGGCTGCGTCGGCTTCAACACGGGTACGGATTCTTCAGGGTCGGTGCTGGTGAGCGGCGGACCCGGCTGCCAACCGATGGGTCAGGAGACCGGTCATGGCCTGCACGCCGTGGCCGATTGCGCGCTCGTCGGCCGCGAACTCAGGTGAGTGCGGTGCGCCGTTGAGCCCCGAAGCGGTGTTTGCGACGCCGAGGTAGAGCTGCGCGCCTGGAGCTTCATTGAGGAACAGCGCGAAGTCCTCGCAGTTGAAGGGCCACGATGCCCGGGCCCACAGGACGGACTCCGGCCCTAGCGTCGTACTGAGGTACCTGCCGGCCGCCGTGCTGAGCTCTGCCGAGTTCACCAGCGCGGGGAACGCGGTTTCCTGGAACTCGGCTTGTCCGCTGGCGGCCGTCGCGAGCTGTTCGACCTGTGCGCGCACTTCCGGCTGCCGCTCCTGCGGCCAGACGCGCAGCAGGATGTTGGCGACGGACTGCCCGCCAGACCCCTGTTCGGTCCATGTGCCGATACACACGGATTCCTGGCGTGACGCGGCCACGTCGGGGTTCAGCAGGGCATTGAAGCCTGCCTGGTACTCGGCGAGGTTCTGTGGGAAGCCGACTGTGCCGAGATCGGCGATCTCGGCCGCGACGGCGGTCGCTGCGTCCTCGCCACCGGGAACACTGATCCGGATATGGTCGAGCCCGGGCAGCCCATGGCCCGGGGACACCGCGATGGTTCCGGTGGGGAAGGGGCTGCAGTGCAGTGCATAGAACTCACGCGGCGCGAGCCGCTGCACCAGTCCCGTGTCCAGCATCGCGCGGGCACCCTGCAGGGGCTCCTCGGCCGGTTGGAACACGAACACCAGCCGCCCACGTACCTGTTCGGAGCTGCGGGCCAGCGTCCTGGCCACGCCGATACCGATTGCGGTGTGCAGGTCATGCCCGCACAGGTGCGCGACACCAGGGACGCGCGAGGCAAACCCCTCGTCGAACACCCGACCCGAGCGCGGGAAGGGCAGGACGTTCCTCGTCGCGTCCACGGCGTCCATGTCCGCCCGGTACGCCACCGTCGGCCCATCCGCAGAACCATCGAGCACCCCGACGACCCCGTGTCCACCGATGCCGGTAGTCACCTCCAGCCCCGCCGCACGCAACTGCTCCGCGACCAGCCCGGCCGTCTCCCGCTCCTCGCCCGCGAGTTCGGGTCGGCGATGGAACTCCCGGCGCAGCTCGATCAGTTCCTCGTCCAATGTCATGGAGCCAAGGTCGCGAAGCTGTGGGCCGGCTGGCAACCGAATTGTTCGAGTGCGGCCGTGGGAGGACACCCGTGGACGGCGAAAGGATTGGGACGGGGGCTCGCTGGACGTTGATGATGCCGTTCACCGAAGCCAGCGCGTCGCCAGCGTAGGTTCCGAGCTTCTCGTGAGCACTGAGTCCAGCGAGAATGCGGACAACGCGCAAAGTGTGCACGCCAAGGGTCGACTCTCCGTGCGCAATCGGCGCTCTACCGGATGGAGTGCATGTCCCGGCCAGTGGCAGAGTCCTGTCGGCCGCCGCGCCTGCCTACTTGTCGCGGTGTAGCGCGGCCAGCGCCGGTCCAGTGGTGTACTGCCTGCGCCGATCGGCGAAATTGCGGTCGGTCACATCAGTGCTGTCGATGTACTGGTCGATCGCGCCGACGGGAGGCAGCGCCCGGACCTGGCGGTCGTTGATCGTGGCCATCAGGGCGTCGGTGAAGCGATAGCCGTCGATGACCAGGAACGGCCGGGTGTGGAAGTGGCGAGCTTTCGCATCCAGCGGCTCGGTCAGGCCGAGGTCGTTGTGCATGTCTGCGGCGATCTCGTAGGCCGGGGCCAGGTGCCGCTCGCGTTCCTCCCAGCTTCGCGCCGCCAGCGCCTCGCAGAGGAGTGGTGTGAGCGTCGTGGCGCACGAGAGTTCTCCGAACGCGGTGCCAAGCCATTTACTGTAGGGCGGATAGACCCGGTTCATCAGCAGACACAGCTTCATCAGGTCGCGCACCTGTCGGGCGGCCACTACTGCGGAGCCGAGGTCGTCACCGACTTCTCCGCAGCGTCCGACGAAGGGTTCCTCCTGGGACAGACGCATCCACTGGCAGGCCAGGATGTAGCGCCAGATGTCTTCCGGATACCAGGTCAGTTCCTTGCGGTAGGCATCCAGCAGGCTGATCCCGTCGTGGAATACGGTGCCTCCGGTCAGTTCGCGGAGCACCTGCGTCGGGGTCGTCAACCAGCCGGACACCGACAGGCCAGCGGCTGGGTGCTCGCCGAGGTGCTCGGTGAAGAAGCCCTGGAGGTCATTGACGTGAACCCAGTGCCGGGCCGGGGCGTTGTCAGGAAAGGGGAATCGGACCGGGTAGCCGCGAAACGACTGCGGCAACTCGCGGGCCAGCAGGGCATCCAGTTCGTCCGCGTGGGCGCGGAAGTCACGACTGCTGAGGAATACCTGCAGCCTGGGACCCCAGGCGTGGTCGGTTGAGCGTACGGTGTCGAAACCCTGCACTTCAGAGCCCCAGCCGATCAGAGCTGCCGAATACGAGACCTTGCCCAACGCCGTGTTGAGGATGGGGGCGACGACCTCTGTGTGAAACAGCCGCGCCAGTTCAAGACCGGGCAGGAAGACACGTGTTATGGCCGCCACCCTGACAGAACGGTGCGACCAGTAGCCAGCCAATATCGTGCAACGTTGGCTTCCTCATCGGTCACACAGAGCGGCTATCGAGAATGTTCAGCAGCGAGCCTTTGCCAACCTCACGTTGAGGTCGCGCGAGGATCAGCCGCGGCGTGCGGCACTGCTGCTGGTCATCGCTCGGAACAGCTCACGAGCCCGCTCGCAGAACTGCTCGACCTCCGTAGTGTCAGGCTCCTGACCGTCGGCCAACATCCGGGCCTGGAGCTGCTCGGAGCGCAGCCCGCCGTACCGGGCCCGCACCTCGGCGGTCACCGGCTGGACTGCGATATGCAGGTGCTTGCGCGCGTCGCGGCCATGCGACCACATGCACACGTGGGTCTGCTCAGGCCGGCACAACGTCTCAACGACACGAGCGGTAACGCGCAGCAAGGGGCCGAGTTCCGCAGCAGCCGTGTCGTCGAGCTCCGCGATGGCCACGACATGCTCTCGCGGTCCGACGATCAAGGTGCCGAGATTCATCGGACCGACGACGTGGTTCACCACCCAAGCAGCAGTTTCGTGTAGGACGCCGCCAGGTAGCTCCCGGCGCCCAGTCAGAAGGTCACACCCAAGACACCCCGTCACATCCACACCCAACAGCCTATG
The sequence above is drawn from the Streptomyces sp. NBC_01465 genome and encodes:
- a CDS encoding DUF4037 domain-containing protein, which gives rise to MAAITRVFLPGLELARLFHTEVVAPILNTALGKVSYSAALIGWGSEVQGFDTVRSTDHAWGPRLQVFLSSRDFRAHADELDALLARELPQSFRGYPVRFPFPDNAPARHWVHVNDLQGFFTEHLGEHPAAGLSVSGWLTTPTQVLRELTGGTVFHDGISLLDAYRKELTWYPEDIWRYILACQWMRLSQEEPFVGRCGEVGDDLGSAVVAARQVRDLMKLCLLMNRVYPPYSKWLGTAFGELSCATTLTPLLCEALAARSWEERERHLAPAYEIAADMHNDLGLTEPLDAKARHFHTRPFLVIDGYRFTDALMATINDRQVRALPPVGAIDQYIDSTDVTDRNFADRRRQYTTGPALAALHRDK
- a CDS encoding M20 metallopeptidase family protein gives rise to the protein MTLDEELIELRREFHRRPELAGEERETAGLVAEQLRAAGLEVTTGIGGHGVVGVLDGSADGPTVAYRADMDAVDATRNVLPFPRSGRVFDEGFASRVPGVAHLCGHDLHTAIGIGVARTLARSSEQVRGRLVFVFQPAEEPLQGARAMLDTGLVQRLAPREFYALHCSPFPTGTIAVSPGHGLPGLDHIRISVPGGEDAATAVAAEIADLGTVGFPQNLAEYQAGFNALLNPDVAASRQESVCIGTWTEQGSGGQSVANILLRVWPQERQPEVRAQVEQLATAASGQAEFQETAFPALVNSAELSTAAGRYLSTTLGPESVLWARASWPFNCEDFALFLNEAPGAQLYLGVANTASGLNGAPHSPEFAADERAIGHGVQAMTGLLTHRLAAGSAAHQHRP
- a CDS encoding toxin-antitoxin system HicB family antitoxin, whose translation is MTVTMTLRIPDEVDPSIRAGAKASGMSVNAYVVLAARRQATLDAARQLAALGAGDDLAGEGDSL